atactgaaaaatattataaaatgTAAATTACTGCTATAAACGAATTGAACCCTGAAGAATAAAAACCAGGTCTTATTTGGAAATGAAAGGTATGTACCCTAAAGTGTGGCCTAACTTTTGTAGCTCGGACTTGTCGGTTGATAAAGCAGAAATGATCCGTTAAATACCAACGGATAAAGGATAACAATACGCCCCTCTTAGAAACAATAGAGACCGATGTTTCAGAAGTATCTGTTGTTCATTCGGGAGTTACTTTCCTTCACCACTCAGAAGAACCCTAATGCATGTTTTTGTCGGTCCatgtaaaaaataatttcagaattaatgataataatccGATATGACATAAAAACAGTAAGCGAACGTAAACGAAATTTAACGACAGCTTTCTTGCGCTTGTGTTACGTGAAACTTTCCGTCCCTCGAGccatttatatatatatatatataagtagTTTTCGCAACTTCATTCATTGTCTGTCTCGAGTTCCGTTCTCTTTACCTCTCCAATTATTAACACAGTCGAGCACCTCTATAGCGaaacagcaacaacaacacaGTAATACCTGGAAAAAACATGTCTCAAATTTACACTTACGAAGAAATTGCTAAACATAACTCCCCAGATGACACTTGGATTGTCATTGAAGGTAAAGTCTATGACGTGTCCAAATTCTTAGATGAACATCCAGGTGGTGAAGAGATTATCTTCGAATTAGCCGGTACAGATGCTACTGAAAATTTCGAAGATATTGGTCATTCCGATGATGCTTTGAAAATACTAAAGAAAATGTACATCGGTGATCTAGATAAAGCTAGTAAACCTGTTAAAGTGGTGCCTAAAGTGGAAGTTACAAGGAAATCAGATGAAAATGGTGGTCTACTTGTTTGTATGATCGGTGGCATTTGTCTGGCGATCGCTTACTACTATTTGAACGATTAAACTTAGTAGCTTAGAGAATAAGAATTATTACGCACTATTTCACTCAACCTTCTACTTCATATTTATAAacatattatcattattatttttaccTTTTGGTTATGTACCATATTTACTCAATCTAATTTATTCGGCTACCAAATAAGCCAAGCATTTATAATACTGTTCCTGTAACTTTATATAtcaatttaatataattgTCTTTGAATCTGTCAATGTATATATAGGGCAACACGGAACGTTCCATTTTGCATAATGATCAAAGAAATGTGTATAGAAAATTAAAGcgaatattttttcttaaagGGATGGGAAAAATATacttatataaatataagtAAGTATAATATACAGGTCAAAAATTCTTACGGTTTATGGTTTATCAAAATCTATCTAGCAGGGTTTGGAATAGGCTAATTTACAAATTAATACGATGGAGAATGGATGCAAAAGTGGTACTTAATTGATTACCATCTGTTACctccaccaccaccattTCTTTGCCAACCACTATCTCTTGATCTGTTGTTGTAACCACCACCGTTACCACCGCGACCACCACCATAACCGCCACGACCTCTACCGTAACCACCACGGCCACCACGGCCACCATATCCACCACCACCATATCTTGGATGTGGACCACGAGCTCTTCTAtcatatttcaataattcagGTGGAATGTTTTGATTAGCTTCTCTCATAATGGAAATCAATGAAGCACCTAAACTCTTGTTATCTTCAgtgaagaaagaaatagcAGTACCCTTGGCACCTGCTCTACCAGTTCTACCAATTCTATGAACATAATCTTCAATGTTACCTGGCATATCATAGTTAATAACAAAGTTAATACCTTTGACatctataataatattaataaagaaacGAAAAAATAAACGTTTTGGAGAAAGTAATTGTTAGtaaaataattcttcaaaaaaaatttgtaactttttcttttcaattgaaatgGTGAGTAAATAATCCTTTCCAAGATATGATAATGACAAAACGAATggaaatttaaaagaatatgGAAATCCCTACGCGTAAgtttaaaatattttgcaattaaacaaaaagaagtatattaataataatcaatacaTTTCTTCTAAAActgaattagaagatatgTTTTCATGTATTAAAAAAAACGTAAACAAAAGACttaaaaacaatatataaacaaagatgaattaaaaaagAGTTGCTTGCATAAGTTCTTTGAAATAAAGGgtatatattgaattcccaatatttttaagaaagttcataaaaaagaaaaaaaagatcCTTGCCCCCAAATGTgcattaaaagaaaaaaagaagtaaaGTCATTTAATATCGTATCGGGCGATCCATGACTTAGCTTCCCATTTTCTccttatcattaatttgtTGTGTCTCGTTTTTCTCTTCTCCTCTCTTCCCGTTTTGCGCAAACAAAATAGTTCTCTTTTTCCAAACTAAACTTCtgcatttttttcatgGTTACAATCAACTGAAcctaaaaaaattagaagttaatattcttttcatcttGTGTTATACTGTTTCCTTGGTTACTTGTCGTTCCTTCTCAAAATTTGTTTACTtatccaaaaaaaaaatcaaaaaatcaaaaaaaatcaaaaaaaaaatcaaaaaatcaaaaaaaatcaaaaaaaaaaaaattattcgTAGTTTCTTCGTCAATCAATCATTAGTAACAGGCgttatcgttattattaattattagtattaaaGGATTAATGTCGTGTCTTATTAATAGTTTTTGTTggaaataaaatcatttcagtagaaaaaagaaaaagttagtaagaaaaaaaatataattgtAACATACCGATACCTCTAGCTGCAACATCAGTTGCAACCATAATAGGAGAATTACCAGCTCTAAATTCTCCTAAAACCCAATCACGTTCTCTTTGATCTTTGTCACCATGAATGGCAAGAGCGGGCCACCCATCTTCTCTTAACATTTTAGTAATCTCATCACACATTCTCTTTGTAGAAgcaaaaattaaaatcttaGATTCTTTATCTTCAGAGGCGGTTTCTAAATGTTTCAATAAACGGTCtctcttttcaaattcagaAAGAACTTCAACCAATTGGGCAATATTATGAGAAGCAGATAATTCCAAAGAACCGACTTGAACTTGAATTGgatcattcaaataatcaCTAGCCAATTGTTGAACTTCCTTTGGCCAAGTAGCGGACCACATTAAAGTTTGTCTATCAGGTCTAATTTGGTCAacaatttttctaatttgaGGTTCGAACCCCATATCTAACATTCTATCAGCTTCATCTAAGACCAAATACGTAACTCTTTTCAAGTTAGTTTTACCGATTTCTAACATATCAATCAATCTACCTGGAGTAGCAATAACGATTTCAGAACCTCTAGATAAATCTCTGATTTGTTGACCACGAGGAACACCACCATAGACACAAGtgtttctaattctagAAGAATGACCAAATTTAGAGCATTccttttgaatttgaacaGCTAGTTCTCTTGTTGGAGCCAAAACCAAAACAATTGGACCATCACCTGGACTCAATAAAGGTTGAGCATTAATATGAACAATACCAGGCAAACAATAAGATAAAGTCTTACCAGAACCAGTAGCAGCAACACCAATCATATCTCTACCAGAAAGAGCCATTGGCCAACCTTGACATTGAATACCAGTTGGAGCATCAAAACCTTCAGCTTTCACTTCCTTTAAGACGTAATCAGGGAACCCAGCTTCATCGAATGAAGTAATTGGTTTGGGGATATCATGACCGGAAATAgtcatttcatttttcttacGGAATTCAGCAACTTCAGCATCTGATCTATTTCTAACAGTTTCATGTTCGACGtagaaatttttttcaaaagttgGTAAATTTGGTAATTCTTGTTCCCAATTTGGTTTAATTAGTTCTTGAGGACCGTTGAATGAGGAACCCCCACGCATACCACCACGACCACCAGATTGGTAACCACGACCGTTAGATTGATGGTTGTAGGAGTTTTGATCAGATGATCTTTGACCACGGAAATCACCCCCACGAGAGTTGTAATTTGATCTGTTGAATTGTTGATCTCTACCACCAGTGAAtgacattattattgacgGGTTAGTTTTTGTTTGtctttcttaatttcaaaagacTAAAAAAACATTGGAACCAATGAAGGAAAGAGAAAACAGGGGGAGGAGGAAGTTCGAGAAGTAGTATCTTATGTAAGTCTTTATATAAGTTTCGAAAAGACACAAAggtgaaatttttcactttacGAAGAAATGGCCGCAGCAAATTAcgaaatgaaaaaattttcaaacgaaaaaaaaaaggaaaataagTTTGgcgatgagatgagatgagcATCGACAAATTTCGAAGTGACAGGGAAAATGACAGAAAAGGAGAAAGATACTGTATGAAACCAGTTGTAGATGTATATATTCGGACGTGCATAAAGGAAATATTAATGTTTAGTCGATTAAAAACGTATAATTTTGTGTAgatgattattatatatata
Above is a genomic segment from Naumovozyma dairenensis CBS 421 chromosome 6, complete genome containing:
- the CYB5 gene encoding Cyb5p (similar to Saccharomyces cerevisiae CYB5 (YNL111C); ancestral locus Anc_2.166) produces the protein MSQIYTYEEIAKHNSPDDTWIVIEGKVYDVSKFLDEHPGGEEIIFELAGTDATENFEDIGHSDDALKILKKMYIGDLDKASKPVKVVPKVEVTRKSDENGGLLVCMIGGICLAIAYYYLND
- the DBP2 gene encoding DEAD-box ATP-dependent RNA helicase DBP2 (similar to Saccharomyces cerevisiae DBP2 (YNL112W); ancestral locus Anc_2.164); amino-acid sequence: MSFTGGRDQQFNRSNYNSRGGDFRGQRSSDQNSYNHQSNGRGYQSGGRGGMRGGSSFNGPQELIKPNWEQELPNLPTFEKNFYVEHETVRNRSDAEVAEFRKKNEMTISGHDIPKPITSFDEAGFPDYVLKEVKAEGFDAPTGIQCQGWPMALSGRDMIGVAATGSGKTLSYCLPGIVHINAQPLLSPGDGPIVLVLAPTRELAVQIQKECSKFGHSSRIRNTCVYGGVPRGQQIRDLSRGSEIVIATPGRLIDMLEIGKTNLKRVTYLVLDEADRMLDMGFEPQIRKIVDQIRPDRQTLMWSATWPKEVQQLASDYLNDPIQVQVGSLELSASHNIAQLVEVLSEFEKRDRLLKHLETASEDKESKILIFASTKRMCDEITKMLREDGWPALAIHGDKDQRERDWVLGEFRAGNSPIMVATDVAARGIDVKGINFVINYDMPGNIEDYVHRIGRTGRAGAKGTAISFFTEDNKSLGASLISIMREANQNIPPELLKYDRRARGPHPRYGGGGYGGRGGRGGYGRGRGGYGGGRGGNGGGYNNRSRDSGWQRNGGGGGNRW